A region of Calditrichota bacterium DNA encodes the following proteins:
- a CDS encoding TusE/DsrC/DsvC family sulfur relay protein, which yields MPIKELAGKKIEVDDEGYLINQSDWDEELAKELAKEEGIPELTEKHWEVIHFMRKEFQEKHVAPSIRRLKNTGGIPTKELYALFPNGPAKKAAKISGIAQAARLCLIFEQKETSDGK from the coding sequence ATGCCAATCAAAGAACTCGCGGGTAAAAAAATCGAAGTGGACGATGAGGGATATCTGATAAACCAATCTGACTGGGATGAAGAACTGGCAAAAGAACTGGCGAAAGAGGAGGGTATCCCGGAATTGACTGAGAAGCACTGGGAAGTTATTCATTTCATGCGCAAAGAATTTCAGGAGAAACATGTGGCTCCGTCTATCAGGCGGTTGAAGAATACGGGTGGCATCCCGACCAAAGAGCTGTACGCGCTTTTTCCGAACGGTCCGGCAAAAAAAGCGGCTAAAATTTCCGGGATTGCCCAAGCCGCAAGGTTGTGTTTAATTTTCGAACAAAAGGAGACATCCGATGGAAAATGA